The following proteins are co-located in the Cutaneotrichosporon cavernicola HIS019 DNA, chromosome: 3 genome:
- a CDS encoding uncharacterized protein (Voltage-gated potassium channel beta-2 subunit), whose product MAHIKETVPFEPKNMIYRNLGDTGLRVPVFSYGGWLTVGGTQKGDVVKDLMQKAFDLGINMFDNAEIYSDGQSELEMGRVIKELNWDRRDIIVTTKVFFGTSRQEKQNTRGLSRKHIIEGTLSSLERLQLDYVDVIFAHRPDITTPMEETVRAFNWLIDNNKAFYWGTSEWTAAQIIQAKEIAARLNMVGPVCEQPHYSMLHRERFEVEYKDVFKRGHGSTIWSPLDSGILTGKYNDGIPEGSRFATNSAFFTNTVKELQTDAGKAKIAKVKALTKVAESIGASMTNMALAWTLLNPNVSTCILGATKPEQLEENVKALDVYKTLLEKPEVVAEIEKILDNKPKPTESYGRLGRDDVGVDYLPPRRARL is encoded by the exons ATGGCCCACATCAAGGAGACTGTCCCCTTCGAGCCGAAGAACATGATC TACCGGAACCTCGGAGACACTGGCCTC CGCGTTCCCGTGTTCTCGTACGGCGGATGGCTCAC CGTCGGCGGAACGCAGAAGGGCGATGTCGTCAAGGACCTCATGCAGAAGGCCTTTGATCTCGGCATCAACATGTTCGAC AACGCGGAAATCTACTCGGACGGCCAGAGCGAGCTTGAGATGGGCCGCGTGatcaaggagctcaacTGGGACCGCCGCGACATCATTGTCACCACCAAGGTATTCTTTGGTACCTCGCGCCAGGAGAAGCAGAACACGCGCGGTCTGAGCCGCAAGCACATTATCGAGGGCACCCTGAGCAGTCTTGAGCGTCTGCAGCTCGACTATGTTGACGTCATCTTCGCCCACCGCCCGGACATCACCACCCcgatggaggagacggTGCGCGCTTTCAACTGGCTCATCGACAACAACAAGGCTTTCTACTGGGGCACGTCTGAGTGGACGGCCGCACAGATCAtccaggccaaggagattgCTGCGCGCCTGAACATGGTCGGGCCTGTGTGTGAGCAGCCTCACTACTCGATGCTGCACCGTGAGCgcttcgaggtcgagtaCAAGGACGTGTTCAAGCGCGGCCACGGATCGACCATCTGGTCGCCCCTCGACTCGGGCATCCTCACAGGCAAATACAACGACGGCATTCCCGAGGGCTCGCGCTTCGCTACCAACTCGGCCTTCTTCACCAACACGGTCAAGGAGCTGCAGACCGACGCGGGCAAGGCTAAGATCGCAAAGGTCAAGGCCCTCACAAAGGTCGCTGAGAGCATCGGCGCGAGCATGACCAACATGGCACTTGCGTGGaccctcctcaaccccaacgTCTCGACGTGTATT cttGGCGCCACCAAGCctgagcagctcgaggagaacgtCAAGGCACTCGACGTGTACAAGACACTGCTCGAGAAGCCCGAGGTCGTTGCGGAGATTGAGAAGATCCTCGACaacaagcccaagcccaccGAGAGCTACGGGCGCCTGGGCCGTGACG ACGTCGGTGTGGACTACCTCCCAccacgccgcgcgcgactCTGA
- a CDS encoding uncharacterized protein (Protein of unknown function (DUF3605)), protein MPIWDNDTRYPAPEAFELPPFIHGVPTQAQLDAQPRLFTFGELKEIIQKGELEHLSRNKQIQAKYEGWMKKQKDVWGSSENYLINARLPWGEANRNRLGAEVAPEPTYDQRTVMSHPEIDLVPSTRPRGDGVTPKHRRLISSEAGAGAAAVAQHALGIAPGFGGLSPCTTASATGGCSHMATAPISRASPAASGATSGASTPSSVAYVSLDSVLPKVNRRLERARRREQALASDDSASSEEPEEEDEPDIFLKYDPNSGLDGTKYALLPNDWPYCVPYGVRHYCLWSRVPIAHPVLVDYDRGAWEKIEAEGLGGFTGVTPAFPASPPARNQLPTPSPSPDEEEPVGRAGPTEAGEGGWYAVDVGYGGPEIRRWAGIEYEAKGGHEVSNMVRGLFDPRGWETIWFVNPPRLQSVPGYAHFHIFARRKTPPEIDIGEKVWDDKGAKLA, encoded by the exons ATGCCTATCTGGGACAACGACACCCGCTATCCCGCCCCCGAAGCCTTCGAGCTCCCCCCCTTCATCCACGGCGTACCCACCCAGGCGCAGCTGGACGCCCAACCCCGTCTCTTCACCTttggcgagctcaaggaAATCATCC AAaagggcgagctggagcacCTGTCCCGGAACAAGCAAATCCAGGCAAAGTATGAGGGGTGGATGAAGAAGCAGAAGGACGTGTGGGGCTCGTCTGAAAACTATCTCATCAACGCCCGCCTGCCATGGGGCGAAGCAAACCGGAACCGACTCGGAGCAGAGGTAGCTCCAGAACCGACATATGACCAGCGAACCGTCATGTCCCATCCCGAAATCGACCTCGTACCCTCGACCCGGCCGCGCGGAGACGGGGTCACTCCAAAGCATAGGCGGTTAATTTCCTCCGAAGCTGGGGCGGGAGCTGCTGCTGTCGCGCAGCACGCTCTTGGCATTGCGCCGGGATTCGGCGGCCTTAGTCCTTGTACGACGGCTTCGGCGACCGGGGGATGTTCACATATGGCCACCGCGCCTATTTCCCGTGCATCTCCGGCTGCAAGTGGCGCCACAAGTGGAGCGAGCACCCCAAGTTCAGTGGCGTACGTCAGCCTCGACAGTGTGCTGCCCAAGGTCAACAGGCGACTTGAGAgggctcggcggcgcgaaCAGGCCCTGGCGAGCGACGATAGCGCGTCCTCTGAAGAGCccgaggaagaagacgagCCCGACATTTTCCTCAAGTACGATCCGAATTCTGGATTGGACGGGACAAAGTAtgctctcctccccaacgACTGGCCGTACTGCGTGCCCTATGGGGTACGGCACTACTGTCTGTGGTCGCGCGTTCCGATCGCCCATCCCGTGCTGGTGGACTACGACCGTGGGGCGTGGGAGAAGATTGAGGCTgaggggttgggcgggTTCACAGGTGTCACTCCGGCTTTTCCGGCCTCGCCACCTGCCCGGAACCAGCTGCCGACCCCCAGCCCCAGTccggacgaggaggagcctGTCGGTCGCGCTGGGCCAACCGAGGCTGGAGAGGGGGGATGGTacgccgtcgacgttgGATATGGCGGTCCCGAGATCCGCCGCTGGGCCGGCATCGAGTACGAGGCAAAGGGCGGACACGAGGTCTCCAACATGGTTCGGGGGCTGTTCGACCCGCGCGGATGGGAGACGATATGGTTCGTCAACCCGCCCCGCCTTCAGAGCGTACCCGGCTACGCGCATTTCCACATCTTTGCGCGCCGCAAGACGCCGCCCGAGATCGATATTGGTGAGAAGGTGTGGGACGACAAGGGGGCCAAGCTTGCCTGA
- a CDS encoding uncharacterized protein (Bacterial low temperature requirement A protein (LtrA)) produces the protein MTDIVLHSEGASRGRATRFRDLIHPPVIRQWIAGGKLYRERGERSSPRIELFLDLLYVGVVHQLADAAVESPSGAGVARFILTFWPSWSVWEEARRYSNVSGTDDLVHRVWVLFGMLCILGYTANASAIPLPGEAHSAAEEVVALLMRAEGAAAEGAAGAAGASAVVEDEHSPVRAAVAFFLVIKATRAVVLFLYAWWLPVFRSSQVLSGIAVTVPMLAYLPIIWVRSRRAQIGCAVAGNVLDLMRFDMILYNIYGRYLLSKRRREVKRQIASGELDASNAPDTSHPLMKMVVLPDHMRIPAINIEHSVDRSGAFTVLVLGELVANLLYIAKPGEYGVGHQFGKASLGFMVAWALNYMYTLPSDEHIIRYTHALRRSWVTGVLFNFFHWPLCASIVLAAAASSRMVSSDTGVEPGVKWFWGAGLGAAVLFLGLIDILHGEQDAWNVARIPRILRFATACVGAILLALFPLYAKTLDSTKMLALAVGITWAVLAVYVFGTLPKPGAILSDDETEAQPVVTVTDLESGGGFEEHPHSADEDYPTNHMHDDHSPEVHALKP, from the exons ATGACAGACATCGTCCTACACTCCGAGGGCGCTTCGCGAGGCCGGGCCACTCGCTTCCGGGACTTGATCCATCCCCCCGTCATCCGGCAG TGGATAGCGGGGGGAAAACTCTACCGCGAGCGAGGAGAACGTTCTTCCCCGCGCATAGaactcttcctcgacctcctctaCGTCGGGGTAGTgcaccagctcgccgatGCTGCTGTTGAATCGCCTTCTGGGGCAGGAGTCGCGCGTTTCATACTCACTTTCTGGCCGAGTTGGAGTGTTTGGGAAGAGGCAAGGCGGTATTCCAACGTCTCGGGAACTGATGAT CTCGTGCACCGCGTGTGGGTACTATTCGGGATGCTGTGTATTCTGGGGTACACGGCGAATGCGAGTGCCATCCCGCTGCCTGGCGAGGCCCACTCCGCggctgaggaggtggtggcaCTACTGATGCGCGCCGAAGGGGCGGCAGCTGAGGGTGCggcgggagcggcgggAGCGAGTGCAGTggttgaggatgagcaCTCGCCCGTGCGCGCTGCTGtcgccttcttcctcgtcatcaaggcgacgcgcgcagTCGTACTCTTCCTGTACGCGTGGTGGCTCCCCGTCTTCCGCAGCTCCCAGGTCTTATCCGGCATAGCGGTCACAGTCCCGATGCTAGCCTACCTCCCCATCATTTGGGTCCGCTCACGTCGCGCCCAAATCGGCTGCGCGGTAGCAGGAAATGTGCTGGACCTAATGCGCTTCGACATGATCCTGTACAACATTTACGGGCGGTACTTGCTCTCCAAGCggcggagggaggtgaAGCGTCAAATCGCCTCTGGAGAGCTCGATGCGTCCAATGCGCCCGATACCAGTCATCCTCTTATGAAGATGGTTGTCCTGCCTGACCACATGCGTATTCCAG CGATCAATATCGAACACTCCGTCGATCGGAGCGGAGCGTTCACCGTCCTTGTC CTTGGCGAACTCGTGGCGAACCTCCTTTACATTGCGAAGCCGGGGGAGTATGGGGTGGGACATCAGTTTGGCAAGGCAAGTTTGGGGTTCATGGTTGCGTGGGCACTCAATTACAT GTACACCCTGCCGTCCGACGAGCACATTATCAG ATACACGCACGCATTGCGGCGCTCGTGGGTGACTGGCGTCCTGTTCAACTT TTTCCACTGGCCGTTGTGCGCGTCCATCGTGCTCGCGGCAGCCGCGAGCAGCAGGATGGTCAGCAGCGATACCGGCGTCGAGCCGGGTGTCAAGTG GTTCTGGGGAGCcgggctcggcgccgcTGTTCTCTTCCTTGGTCTCATCGATATCTTGCATGGGGAGCAAGACGCCTGGAATGTCGCTCGCATCCCAAGG ATCCTGCGTTTTGCAACCGCATGTGTAGGCGCGATTCTGCTCGCCCTGTTCCCGCTGTACGCCAAGACGTTAGATTCGACCAAGATGCTCGCCCTAGCAGTCGGCATAACCTGGGCCGTACTGGCAGTATACGTATTTGGCACACTCCCCAAACCCGGCGCCATTCTttccgacgacgagacaGAGGCGCAGCCAGTCGTGACTGTCACTGACCTGGAATCTGGGGGCGGGTTCGAGGAACACCCGCACAGCGCAGACGAAGACTACCCCACGAATCACATGCACGACGACCACTCGCCTGAAGTCCATGCCTTGAAGCCCTAG
- the HRD3 gene encoding uncharacterized protein (Sel1-like repeats), whose amino-acid sequence MITRKLIILLLALALAFLALAEPILDESRSDVDVPEEDPCAGVHKAHDILQALYPHRHAHLSKKLGGSGQARRLPDELGWSSHGPLSAALRISSRLVASLNPLNLLAKIPRSTSRRQRISASTRDRIERVFAALDDAEAKGCPQALALRADVLLFPPSRGIKQDLPAAYDLYKRYLDLTSDSHAQFIVGFFHATGVGGVKRDQGLATLYYTFAALQGHKPAQMAMGYRYWAGIGVKEDCVIALDFYERAGEKAYNTYEAGPPGGETLPLSPSRISDRLGGVFGPHATWSLTGFNVNYVTVKAINALARGESEPEILEYLKYNSDRGQMRYTYRLGHHYYAGSVFPHSSSGVSSGAEEIGEIPQSFDEARKYFHFVARQMWPADLDAEGKAAPRKEMNDERRKELSDPAMVAASFLGRMYMRGEGVKKDFKLARLWYQRAADLGDRESHNGLGIMYRDGLGVKKDREKAFKFFQAAAGLDLPDAEINIGKMLLDKGDSSRAAQYFVHAVQHGSPFEAFYHLAALHSASAHAPADQRSPGACGVAVGYYKLVSEVGAWDDDYIGEANRAWSRGEEDKALLGWWIAAEMGFEIGQNNVAFMLNRGSTHFGYPIPADTELMLWTRSAAQGNADAMVMVGDSYYTGAYLDSSTDPNVTESLPDYPRAFGYYQTASEKHNPMAYWNLGYMYENGLGVRRDWHMAKRNYDMALNVSPKDAYLPWVLSLTKLYIRSWWTDVATNGDVSGLSLFDDSQEAPGLWEGIKRLFTGPLPAQRQEREREHEDDNEHEDYSGAGWDGNNDELDDVDDMVENVVILAVTVIIMLLFWLRQRWGQFGFGPLQQPARMVA is encoded by the exons ATGATCACGAGGAAATTGATTATtctgctcctcgcgctcgctcttGCGTTCCTGGCCCTCGCCGAAcccatcctcgacgagagcagaagcgacgtcgacgtgccAGAAGAAGATC cttGCGCGGGGGTTCACAAAGCCCATGATATTCTGCAGGCGCTGTATCCACACCGACATGCGCATTTGTCAAAGAAGCTCGGTGGATCTGGCCAGGCGAGGAGATTGCCTGACGAGTTGGGGTGGAGCAGCCAT GGACCGCTCTCTGCCGCACTCCGCATCTCCTCCCGTCTAGTCGCCTCACTCAATCCCCTCAACCTACTTGCTAAGATCCCGCGCTCAACATCACGGCGACAACGcatctccgcctcgacgcgcgaTCGCATCGAACGTGTATTTGCAGCGCTCGACGATGCAGAAGCCAAGGGATGTCCTCAGGCTCTGGCCTTGCGCGCCGATGTCCTCCTAttccctccttctcgcggTATCAAGCAGGACCTGCCCGCTGCATACGACTTGTACAAGCGCTACCTCGACCTGACGTCCGACTCACACGCGCAGTTCATTGTCGGCTTCTTCCACGCTACTGGTGTAGGCGGCGTCAAGCGCGACCAGGGCCTCGCTACGCTGTATTACACCTTTGCTGCGCTGCAGGGACACAAGCCAGCGCAGATGGCCATGGGATATCGCTACTGGGCTGGAATTGgtgtcaaggag GACTGTGTCATTGCGCTCGACTTTTACGAGAGGGCGGGTGAGAAGGCGTACAACACGTACGAGGCCGGGCCACCGGGCGGTGAAACCCTCCCACTCTCACCATCGAGGATATCGGACCGTCTCGGCGGCGTGTTCGGCCCGCACGCGACGTGGTCGCTCACCGGATTCAACGTCAACTACGTGACGGTCAAGGCGATcaacgcgctcgcgcgcggcgagtcTGAACCCGAGATTCTCGAGTACTTGAAGTACAACTCTGATCGCGGGCAGATGCGCTACACATACCGCCTAGGGCACCACTACTACGCCGGTTCAGTGTTCCCGCACTCTTCGAGCGGCGTGTCGtcgggcgccgaggagattggCGAGATCCCTCAGAGCTTTGATGAGGCACGCAAATACTTTCACTTCGTCGCACGCCAGATGTGGCCAGCGGACTTGGATGCCGAGGGTAAGGCGGCGCCCCGGAAAGAGATGAATGACGAGAGGCGCAAAGAGCTGAGCGACCCTGCTATGGTCGCCGCCTCATTCCTCGGCCGCATGTACAtgcgcggcgagggtgtGAAGAAGGACTTCAAGCTCGCGCGTCTATGGTACCAACGcgcggccgacctcggcgaccgcgAATCGCACaacggcctcggcatcaTGTACCGTGACGGCCTTGGAGTGAAAAAGGACAGGGAAAAGGCGTTCAAGTTCTTCCAGGCTGCCGCTGGGCTAGATCTGCCTGACGCTGAGATCAACATCGGCAAGATGCTgctcgacaagggcgaCAGCTCGCGTGCGGCCCAGTACTTTGTCCACGCGGTGCAACACGGCTCGCCGTTCGAGGCGTTCTACCACCTTGCGGCATTGCACAGCGCGAGTGCGCATGCGCCGGCCGACCAGCGCTCACCAGGGGCTTgcggcgtcgcggtcggGTACTACAAGCTCGTGAGCGAGGTCGGGGCGTGGGACGATGACTACATTGGCGAGGCGAACCGCGCCTGGAGCCGCGGCGAAGAGGACAAGGCTCTGCTGGGCTGGTGGAtcgccgccgagatggGCTTCGAGATTGGGCAGAACAACGTCGCGTTCATGCTCAACCGCGGGTCCACGCACTTTGGATACCCAATCCCGGCCGACACCGAGCTCATGCTCTGGACGCGGAGCGCCGCGCAGGGTAACGCCGACGCCATGGTCATGGTTGGCGATTCGTATT ACACGGGCGCGTACCTGGATTCCAGCACGGACCCCAACGTCACCGAATCGTTACCAGATTACCCGCGCGCATTTGGGTACTACCAGACCGCGTCGGAGAAGCACAACCCCATGGCCTACTGGAACCTCGGGTACATGTACGAGAACGGACTGGGTGTCCGGCGCGACTGGCACATGGCGAAGCGCAACTATGACATGGCACTGAACGTCTCGCCCAAAGATGCGTACCTGCCCTGGGTGCTGAGTCTCACCAAGCTGTACATCCGAAG TTGGTGGACCGATGTCGCCACGAACGGGGACGTGTCGGGTCTCTCACTTTTTGACGATTCGCAAGAGGCGCCTGGACTGTGGGAGGGCATCAAGAGGCTCTTCACTGGGCCGCTGCCTGCCCAGCGGCAAGAGCGCGAACGTGAACATGAGGACGACAACGAGCACGAAGACTACTCGGGCGCCGGGTGGGATGGGAacaacgacgagctcgacgacgtcgacgataTGGTCGAGAATgtcgtcatcctcgccgtcacGGTCATCATCATGCTCCTCTTCTGGCTCCGCCAGCGGTGGGGCCAGTTCGGGTTCGGGCCCCTGCAGCAGCCTGCGCGCATGGTCGCGTAG
- the GLYAT gene encoding uncharacterized protein (Glycine N-acyltransferase-like), translating to MTKPQRYPRDPVALLPLLEALLPASIALVGSIRSSPTLEIFATFPADPPAEWMVVAVLPGPVGQMRIFHSFEAGPITNEEKERGQAMVNAVVGEMLRDRPGYKLGAVHEAWSESLRLNVVGGRYHTMCTTFLAPKNAQVDASRADTCGLILDEGRPGDEVLIQAKSGYRTREWYAAQLGHTSVLRPTPDSLPVAWVVTVADGAIGALYTLPEFRRRGLAKAVLAHRLGKMTGLPGFCHVEVTNGASESLWEGMGWTRGHRVNWIYADD from the exons ATGACCAAGCCACAGCGGTATCCGCGCGAccccgtcgccctcctgccgctcctcgaggccctcctccccgcctcGATAGCCCTCGTCGGGTCGATACGCAGTTCGCCGACGCTCGAGATATTCGCGACGTTCCCTGCCGACCCGCCAGCCGAGTGGATGGTGGTCGCAGTCCTACCCGGACCCGTGGGCCAGATGCGCATCTTCCACAGCTTTGAAGCCGGCCCTATCACCAatgaggagaaggagcgtgGACAGGCGATGGTAAACGCCGTCGTTGGGGAGATGTTGCGCGACCGGCCAGGGTATAAGCTCGGTGCGGTGCACGAGGCGTGGTCCGAGTCATTGCgcctcaacgtcgtcgGTGGGCGATACCATACAATGTGTACGACGTTCCTCGCCCCAAAGAACGCCCAAGTCGATGCAAGTCGGGCGGATACGTGTGGCTTAATCCTAGACGAAGGAAGACCTGGAGACGAGGTTCTG ATCCAAGCAAAGAGCGGATACCGTACAAGGGAATGGTACGCCGCGCAGCTGGGGCATACGTCCGTCCTCCGCCCAACTCCCGATTCACTGCCCGTTGCGTGGGTCGTCACTGTCGCCGATGGTGCCATCGGGGCGCTGTACACCCTCCCCGAGTTTCGGCGACGTGGGCTGGCCAAGGCGGTGCTCGCGCACAGACTGGGCAAGATGACGGGCCTGCCTGGGTTCTGCCATGTCGAGGTGACTAATGGGGCTAGCGAGTCGCTGTGGGAGGGCATGGGGTGGACGCGGGGCCATCGGGTGAACTGGATCTATGCGGACGACTAG